The proteins below are encoded in one region of Lonchura striata isolate bLonStr1 chromosome 1, bLonStr1.mat, whole genome shotgun sequence:
- the TCEA1 gene encoding transcription elongation factor A protein 1 isoform X2, whose protein sequence is MATEDEIIRIAKKMDKMVQKKNAAGALDLLKELKNIPMTLELLQSTRIGMSVNAIRKQSTDEEVTSLAKSLIKSWKKLLDGPSTDKDSEEKKKEPASSSQNSPDAREESSSSNSSSRKEEGSAPSNSFIPSFPRAPSTSDSVRVKCREMLSAALRTGDDYIAIGADEEELGSLIEEAIFQELKNTDMKYKNRVRSRIANLKDAKNPNLRKNVLCGNIPPDKFAKMTAEEMASDELKEMRKNLTKEAIREHQMAKTGGTQTDLFTCGKCKKKNCTYTQVQTRSADEPMTTFVVCNECGNRWKFC, encoded by the exons atggccACGGAGGACGAGATCATCCGCATCGCCAAGAAGATGGACAAGATGGTGCAGAAGAAGAACGCG gcaGGAGCTCTTGATTTGTTGAAGGAGCTTAAGAATATTCCCATGACCCTTGAGTTACTACAG TCTACCAGAATTGGAATGTCAGTGAATGCAATACGCAAGCAGAGCACAGATGAAGAGGTTACATCTTTAGCAAAATCTCTTATCAAGTCTTGGAAAAAGCTGTTAG ATGGACCTTCCACTGATAAagattctgaagaaaagaaaaaggagccTGCATCTTCCTCACAAAACAGCCCTGATGCCAGAGAAGAAAG TTCAAGTAGCAattccagcagcaggaaggaggagGGTAGTGCTCCCTCAAATTCTTTCATCCCTTCTTTTCCCCGGGCTCCAAGCACTTCAGACTCTGTACGAGTGAAATGTAGAGAAATGCTCTCTGCAGCTCTCAGAACAGGAG ATGATTACATTGCTATTGGTGCTGATGAAGAAGAGCTGGGTTCTCTGATTGAAGAAG CTATTTTTCAAGAGTTAAAAAACACTGAtatgaaatacaaaaatagGGTACGAAGTAGGATAGCAAATCTCAAGGATGCAAAGAACCCTAACCTAAGGAAAAATGTATTATGTGGAAACATTCCTCCTGACAAGTTTGCTAAAATGACAGCAGAG GAAATGGCAAGTGATGAGCTGAAAGAAATGCGCAAAAATCTGACCAAAGAAGCTATCAGAGAGCACCAGATGGCTAAAACAGGAGGTACCCAAACTGATCTGTTTACATGTGGCAAGTGCAAAAAGAAGAACTGTACATACACCCAG GTTCAAACCCGCAGTGCTGATGAACCCATGACAACGTTTGTTGTCTGTAATGAATGTGGAAACAGATGGAAG TTCTGTTAG
- the TCEA1 gene encoding transcription elongation factor A protein 1 isoform X1, with protein MATEDEIIRIAKKMDKMVQKKNAAGALDLLKELKNIPMTLELLQSTRIGMSVNAIRKQSTDEEVTSLAKSLIKSWKKLLDGPSTDKDSEEKKKEPASSSQNSPDAREESSSSSNSSSRKEEGSAPSNSFIPSFPRAPSTSDSVRVKCREMLSAALRTGDDYIAIGADEEELGSLIEEAIFQELKNTDMKYKNRVRSRIANLKDAKNPNLRKNVLCGNIPPDKFAKMTAEEMASDELKEMRKNLTKEAIREHQMAKTGGTQTDLFTCGKCKKKNCTYTQVQTRSADEPMTTFVVCNECGNRWKFC; from the exons atggccACGGAGGACGAGATCATCCGCATCGCCAAGAAGATGGACAAGATGGTGCAGAAGAAGAACGCG gcaGGAGCTCTTGATTTGTTGAAGGAGCTTAAGAATATTCCCATGACCCTTGAGTTACTACAG TCTACCAGAATTGGAATGTCAGTGAATGCAATACGCAAGCAGAGCACAGATGAAGAGGTTACATCTTTAGCAAAATCTCTTATCAAGTCTTGGAAAAAGCTGTTAG ATGGACCTTCCACTGATAAagattctgaagaaaagaaaaaggagccTGCATCTTCCTCACAAAACAGCCCTGATGCCAGAGAAGAAAG cAGTTCAAGTAGCAattccagcagcaggaaggaggagGGTAGTGCTCCCTCAAATTCTTTCATCCCTTCTTTTCCCCGGGCTCCAAGCACTTCAGACTCTGTACGAGTGAAATGTAGAGAAATGCTCTCTGCAGCTCTCAGAACAGGAG ATGATTACATTGCTATTGGTGCTGATGAAGAAGAGCTGGGTTCTCTGATTGAAGAAG CTATTTTTCAAGAGTTAAAAAACACTGAtatgaaatacaaaaatagGGTACGAAGTAGGATAGCAAATCTCAAGGATGCAAAGAACCCTAACCTAAGGAAAAATGTATTATGTGGAAACATTCCTCCTGACAAGTTTGCTAAAATGACAGCAGAG GAAATGGCAAGTGATGAGCTGAAAGAAATGCGCAAAAATCTGACCAAAGAAGCTATCAGAGAGCACCAGATGGCTAAAACAGGAGGTACCCAAACTGATCTGTTTACATGTGGCAAGTGCAAAAAGAAGAACTGTACATACACCCAG GTTCAAACCCGCAGTGCTGATGAACCCATGACAACGTTTGTTGTCTGTAATGAATGTGGAAACAGATGGAAG TTCTGTTAG
- the TCEA1 gene encoding transcription elongation factor A protein 1 isoform X3: MSVNAIRKQSTDEEVTSLAKSLIKSWKKLLDGPSTDKDSEEKKKEPASSSQNSPDAREESSSSSNSSSRKEEGSAPSNSFIPSFPRAPSTSDSVRVKCREMLSAALRTGDDYIAIGADEEELGSLIEEAIFQELKNTDMKYKNRVRSRIANLKDAKNPNLRKNVLCGNIPPDKFAKMTAEEMASDELKEMRKNLTKEAIREHQMAKTGGTQTDLFTCGKCKKKNCTYTQVQTRSADEPMTTFVVCNECGNRWKFC; the protein is encoded by the exons ATGTCAGTGAATGCAATACGCAAGCAGAGCACAGATGAAGAGGTTACATCTTTAGCAAAATCTCTTATCAAGTCTTGGAAAAAGCTGTTAG ATGGACCTTCCACTGATAAagattctgaagaaaagaaaaaggagccTGCATCTTCCTCACAAAACAGCCCTGATGCCAGAGAAGAAAG cAGTTCAAGTAGCAattccagcagcaggaaggaggagGGTAGTGCTCCCTCAAATTCTTTCATCCCTTCTTTTCCCCGGGCTCCAAGCACTTCAGACTCTGTACGAGTGAAATGTAGAGAAATGCTCTCTGCAGCTCTCAGAACAGGAG ATGATTACATTGCTATTGGTGCTGATGAAGAAGAGCTGGGTTCTCTGATTGAAGAAG CTATTTTTCAAGAGTTAAAAAACACTGAtatgaaatacaaaaatagGGTACGAAGTAGGATAGCAAATCTCAAGGATGCAAAGAACCCTAACCTAAGGAAAAATGTATTATGTGGAAACATTCCTCCTGACAAGTTTGCTAAAATGACAGCAGAG GAAATGGCAAGTGATGAGCTGAAAGAAATGCGCAAAAATCTGACCAAAGAAGCTATCAGAGAGCACCAGATGGCTAAAACAGGAGGTACCCAAACTGATCTGTTTACATGTGGCAAGTGCAAAAAGAAGAACTGTACATACACCCAG GTTCAAACCCGCAGTGCTGATGAACCCATGACAACGTTTGTTGTCTGTAATGAATGTGGAAACAGATGGAAG TTCTGTTAG